From the Desulfosarcina sp. BuS5 genome, one window contains:
- a CDS encoding IS4 family transposase, which translates to MDIFNIPKKNFNPQSHARFLKPLQKIFPDTPQLKSRGHRPLKMTFEDQLHALIFFHLQEHESARDLIQHLKEDDFAKECVAPDGGISRSSFSEIINSRGLEQLEYVFQALCSQAQNALPSNYSDLGELVSIDGSLIDAVLSMYWADYRKGAKKAKGHFGFDVNRKIPIKIHLTNGNGAERPFVRSILTKGQTGIMDRGYQSHKDFDLLQDEKKHFVCRIKAKTTRTIIKEQPVDPDSYIFYDAVVLLGTPGVNQTRKPVRLVGYKIAGVKYFVATDRYDLTAEQVATVYKLRWDIETFFKWWKKHLKVYHLIAHSRYGLMVQILAGLITYLLMAIYCHEQFNEPVSIKRIRQLRNTIQNELRTDEKNVWSNNLIIKEQMLYAKT; encoded by the coding sequence ATGGACATATTCAATATCCCAAAAAAGAATTTTAATCCCCAATCTCATGCTCGATTTCTCAAACCTTTGCAAAAGATTTTTCCTGACACGCCACAGCTTAAATCCCGAGGTCACAGGCCATTGAAAATGACTTTTGAAGATCAGCTTCACGCACTGATATTTTTCCATCTACAAGAACATGAATCAGCTCGTGATCTTATTCAACACCTTAAAGAAGACGATTTTGCCAAAGAATGTGTCGCTCCAGATGGAGGGATCAGTCGTAGCAGTTTTTCCGAAATTATCAATTCTCGAGGGCTTGAACAGCTTGAATATGTTTTTCAAGCTCTTTGCAGCCAGGCACAAAATGCTTTACCATCAAATTATTCAGATCTCGGTGAACTCGTTTCCATTGATGGATCTTTAATTGATGCAGTTCTGTCCATGTACTGGGCTGATTACAGAAAAGGCGCTAAAAAAGCAAAAGGCCATTTCGGCTTTGATGTCAATCGCAAGATTCCTATAAAAATTCATCTGACAAATGGAAATGGCGCTGAACGCCCCTTTGTCAGGTCTATCCTTACAAAAGGCCAAACAGGAATCATGGATCGGGGGTATCAATCACATAAGGATTTTGATCTTCTTCAGGATGAAAAAAAACATTTTGTTTGCCGCATCAAAGCGAAAACAACAAGAACTATTATCAAAGAGCAGCCTGTTGATCCCGACAGCTATATTTTTTATGATGCTGTGGTTCTTCTTGGCACTCCTGGGGTAAACCAGACCAGAAAGCCGGTTCGACTGGTTGGTTATAAAATTGCCGGTGTCAAATATTTTGTGGCAACTGATCGTTATGATCTTACAGCCGAGCAGGTTGCAACCGTTTATAAGCTTAGATGGGATATCGAAACTTTTTTCAAATGGTGGAAGAAACATTTAAAAGTGTACCACTTGATTGCTCACAGTAGATATGGCCTGATGGTTCAAATCCTTGCGGGGTTAATAACCTACCTGCTTATGGCCATATACTGCCATGAACAGTTTAATGAACCTGTATCAATAAAGAGGATTCGTCAGCTTAGAAATACCATCCAGAACGAATTACGTACTGACGAAAAAAACGTATGGTCTAATAATCTGATTATCAAAGAGCAAATGCTATATGCAAAAACTTAA
- a CDS encoding glycosyltransferase family 39 protein: MQKPNRTLLTFIFSFLGVLAIYGTAKNIFKDDRIGIIAVLIVILSPRIFAQSFYNSKDIVFMAAFSIAIYTLIKLLETLNMTWAVLHGIASAFAVDIRIMGVLIFIVTIMTLIVMVVKKEMAVTTWFKLNLFYLLVTLVGVVAFFPFLWTDPVGNFLIAFGNMSKFRWGGSVLYIGSLYSATNLPWHYVPVWLFVTTPPLYSILAIVGVCKTTADLCGNKFTIWSGVEEKYYIILLIFFLAPIVAVILFSSVLYDGWRQLYFIYPAFVLLSTRGVVVVWYSIDKWKWKKNFFISILAFSFCYYGNWIMRAHPLQNVYFNLFVGSDWKNKFELDYWGLGNKEALQFILDRDSTPLISVRVDSATPLARSLLLFSTHVKNRFYLLNKSNHDFVPKYIFTNYRGISKIDEDKTVTYDILEDYQVFYQKKIDGEVINTLYRIKDDNLCSKITMSQREYTAKEFRHFRLNSGKILSEDDQLFVRVEIVNSGDMNFSALSIRGQPIRLSWRFLDKVGKPTTGWDPRKDLPFDIPANGELTMQIPIKHGTEIKGGTLQISIVQEGVFWGHDVGVEPLSIPWE, from the coding sequence ATGCAAAAACCTAACCGGACACTACTGACTTTTATTTTTTCTTTTCTCGGTGTTTTAGCTATTTATGGCACCGCAAAAAATATTTTCAAAGATGACCGCATAGGTATAATCGCAGTCTTAATTGTTATTTTATCGCCACGAATATTTGCACAATCTTTTTATAACTCAAAGGATATTGTATTTATGGCTGCTTTTTCGATAGCCATATATACTTTAATAAAATTACTTGAGACATTGAATATGACATGGGCAGTATTGCACGGAATTGCTTCTGCTTTTGCTGTTGATATTAGGATTATGGGGGTCTTGATATTTATTGTTACAATTATGACACTTATTGTCATGGTTGTTAAAAAAGAAATGGCTGTGACCACTTGGTTTAAATTGAATTTATTTTATTTGTTGGTAACATTAGTGGGTGTTGTTGCTTTTTTCCCTTTCTTATGGACCGACCCCGTTGGAAATTTCCTTATAGCTTTCGGAAATATGTCAAAGTTTAGGTGGGGTGGTTCGGTACTATATATAGGTAGTCTGTATAGCGCAACAAATCTGCCGTGGCATTATGTCCCTGTGTGGCTTTTTGTGACAACACCGCCGTTGTATTCAATTCTAGCAATTGTTGGTGTATGTAAAACAACTGCTGATCTATGTGGTAATAAGTTCACAATTTGGTCAGGTGTGGAAGAGAAGTATTATATTATTCTTTTGATATTTTTTTTAGCTCCAATAGTTGCTGTCATATTATTTTCTTCCGTCCTATATGATGGATGGCGACAGTTATATTTTATTTATCCTGCTTTTGTATTGCTATCTACTCGTGGCGTGGTTGTTGTGTGGTACTCAATTGATAAATGGAAATGGAAAAAAAATTTTTTTATAAGCATTCTTGCTTTTAGCTTTTGTTATTATGGTAATTGGATTATGCGTGCGCATCCTCTTCAAAATGTTTACTTTAATTTATTTGTGGGCTCTGATTGGAAAAATAAATTTGAACTAGATTACTGGGGGTTAGGTAACAAGGAGGCACTACAATTTATTTTAGATAGAGACTCTACTCCACTGATTTCTGTGAGAGTTGATAGTGCAACCCCGTTGGCACGGTCATTATTGTTATTTTCAACTCATGTCAAAAACAGGTTTTATCTTCTAAATAAATCAAACCATGATTTTGTACCAAAATATATTTTTACAAATTATCGAGGGATTTCTAAAATTGACGAGGACAAAACAGTTACTTACGATATTTTGGAAGATTATCAAGTCTTTTATCAAAAAAAAATAGATGGAGAGGTGATTAATACCCTTTATAGAATAAAAGACGATAACTTATGTTCGAAGATCACAATGTCACAGAGGGAGTATACAGCTAAGGAATTCCGCCATTTTAGGCTTAACAGTGGGAAAATACTCTCTGAGGATGATCAATTATTTGTACGGGTTGAAATTGTCAATTCTGGCGATATGAATTTTTCGGCACTCTCTATTAGAGGGCAACCGATAAGATTATCTTGGCGATTTTTGGATAAAGTAGGGAAGCCAACAACAGGGTGGGATCCTCGCAAAGATCTACCGTTTGATATCCCGGCAAATGGTGAATTGACAATGCAGATACCTATTAAACATGGGACAGAAATAAAAGGTGGTACTTTGCAAATATCAATTGTTCAAGAAGGTGTTTTTTGGGGTCACGATGTTGGGGTTGAGCCTTTATCCATCCCGTGGGAATAA
- a CDS encoding transposase, with amino-acid sequence MARKARIDAPGALHHIIVRGIERKKIFRSDYDRKNFLNRLNNLIPETQTECFAWVLIPNHVHLLLKTGLIPVSVLMSRLLTGYAVWFNKKYRRHGQLFQNRYKSILCQEDIYLKELVRYIHLNPLRAGLVEDMKSLDKYKWCGHSVLMNKASEEWQNIDYVYKLFSGKKRLAIKGYRAFVEKGISAGKRSDLTGGGLLRSIGGWSVLKDFRKAGIRVKGDERILGDSDFVENVLKAAEEEFGGKYELRAKGYDFNRVIQRVAEVMGMEIEQVTAFGKSPPTVKERSLLCFWTHRKLGMTTIEIGKKLNICQSAVSRSSIRGEKIERENRFELIG; translated from the coding sequence ATGGCACGAAAAGCGAGAATAGATGCACCTGGAGCACTGCATCATATAATTGTCAGGGGGATAGAACGTAAGAAAATTTTCAGATCAGATTATGATCGGAAAAACTTTTTAAATCGGCTCAATAATTTGATTCCTGAAACACAAACCGAGTGTTTTGCATGGGTATTGATTCCAAACCACGTCCACTTATTATTAAAAACCGGATTGATTCCGGTTTCTGTGTTAATGAGTCGTTTGCTCACCGGATACGCTGTATGGTTCAATAAGAAATACCGTCGCCACGGTCAACTTTTTCAAAACAGGTACAAGTCGATTTTATGCCAGGAAGATATATATCTAAAGGAATTGGTGCGTTATATCCACTTAAACCCGTTGAGGGCGGGTCTTGTGGAAGATATGAAAAGCCTGGATAAATATAAGTGGTGCGGTCACAGTGTTCTGATGAATAAAGCCAGTGAGGAATGGCAGAATATCGATTATGTTTATAAACTGTTTTCCGGCAAAAAAAGATTGGCAATAAAAGGGTATCGAGCGTTTGTGGAAAAAGGTATAAGCGCAGGTAAACGGTCGGATCTTACCGGTGGTGGATTATTAAGGAGTATAGGCGGCTGGTCGGTTCTCAAAGATTTTCGCAAAGCAGGCATACGTGTTAAGGGAGATGAACGCATTTTAGGTGACAGTGATTTTGTTGAAAATGTTTTAAAGGCCGCCGAAGAAGAATTTGGGGGGAAATATGAATTAAGAGCCAAAGGTTATGATTTCAATCGGGTAATACAGCGGGTTGCCGAAGTGATGGGCATGGAGATTGAGCAGGTAACGGCTTTCGGGAAATCACCGCCAACAGTTAAAGAGCGAAGTCTTTTATGTTTTTGGACTCATCGAAAGCTCGGCATGACAACCATTGAAATTGGAAAAAAGCTGAATATATGCCAATCAGCGGTAAGTCGTTCATCTATAAGAGGTGAAAAAATTGAAAGAGAAAACAGATTTGAGTTGATAGGGTAA
- a CDS encoding toxin-antitoxin system TumE family protein translates to MLLNEYLNRFRKSIQKIENYGYADSIDIREEIRANKQAILNVKVVLINQFVLHIKEYIDAKYGINRVSYAYQYQDRTGRLIFRYDNAAHRPVLGFNEHKHLSDGTIYEAALPDLIDFIDEVISHL, encoded by the coding sequence ATGTTACTTAATGAATATTTAAATCGCTTTCGTAAAAGTATACAAAAGATTGAAAATTATGGCTATGCGGATTCTATTGATATTAGAGAAGAAATACGCGCCAACAAGCAAGCAATTTTAAATGTAAAAGTTGTTTTGATTAACCAATTTGTTTTACATATCAAAGAGTACATTGATGCTAAATATGGAATAAACAGAGTGAGTTATGCTTATCAATATCAGGATAGAACTGGTCGACTGATTTTCAGATACGATAATGCCGCGCACAGGCCTGTACTAGGTTTCAATGAGCATAAACATTTAAGCGATGGAACAATCTATGAAGCTGCGTTGCCAGATCTAATTGATTTTATTGATGAAGTTATAAGTCATTTGTAA